The Pseudomonas sp. FP2309 genome has a window encoding:
- a CDS encoding TonB-dependent receptor domain-containing protein, translated as MKHLRLALPLLLLLPAPELLADTRDDALKLPDVVISANRQVQARNDSSAANSVFTREDIDRLQPTSLTDLLGRVPGVQVAPTGGRGSLPGIYLRGTKSAQSLVLVDGQRIANTTSGDSGLQYLNVDQIERVEVLRGSRSVIYGSDAIGGVIQVFTRRNAEQGLQPRLKLGAGSRQTWERSVGLSGGDEDTRFNLGASLDDTAGINSTRQSFPSDGDHDAYRNQSLSLNLSHAFNDALAAGFNLLDSRGKSEYDNSFGRYDAASGQTVGQKPYTDYAVSSASGYVDATLTERWQSRLELGHSENRDTKRDTLSDDFSVFNTYRDSVNWQNDLTLNEQNSLILGGDWYEDRFHGSTTFSENSRWNRAAFVQHRFHSEWFSTELGLRRDQNQQFGGQNSWSGTLTVPVNPDNDLLLTYSESFRAPTFNDLYYPDTKYSNPNLQPETSKSYELQWRSQLTDSTHLEASLYRTDLSDAIILDSSGKPQNVASARINGFEAALKQTLFGWQGNLGLSIIDPRDRDSGHTLARRARRTLSLDLDRQFDRFGVGASWQAISRSYDDEDNRNRLGGYALLGLRSSWAINHDVSVSLKVDNLLDRRYARARYSYDAADFSNNHDYREEGRTWLLGLTWTPHL; from the coding sequence ATGAAACATCTGCGCCTCGCCCTTCCCCTGCTGTTGCTGCTGCCCGCCCCTGAATTGCTCGCCGACACCCGCGACGACGCCCTTAAACTCCCCGATGTGGTCATCAGCGCCAACCGCCAGGTACAGGCGCGCAACGACAGCAGCGCCGCCAATAGTGTGTTTACCCGCGAAGACATCGACCGCCTGCAACCGACCAGCCTCACCGACCTGCTCGGCCGCGTACCCGGCGTACAAGTAGCGCCCACCGGCGGGCGTGGCAGCTTGCCGGGGATTTACCTGCGCGGCACCAAGTCCGCGCAAAGCCTGGTGCTGGTGGACGGCCAACGCATCGCCAATACCACGTCCGGCGACAGCGGCCTGCAGTACCTGAACGTCGACCAGATCGAACGCGTGGAAGTGCTGCGCGGGTCACGCTCGGTGATCTACGGCAGCGATGCGATCGGCGGGGTGATCCAGGTGTTCACCCGGCGCAACGCCGAACAGGGCCTGCAGCCGCGGCTGAAGCTGGGGGCTGGCAGCCGCCAGACCTGGGAGCGCAGCGTGGGGCTGTCGGGCGGCGATGAAGACACGCGCTTCAACCTGGGTGCAAGCCTGGATGACACCGCCGGAATCAACTCAACCCGCCAATCCTTCCCCAGCGACGGCGACCATGACGCCTACCGTAACCAGTCGCTGAGCCTGAACCTCAGCCATGCGTTCAATGATGCGCTGGCAGCGGGTTTCAACCTGTTGGATAGCCGAGGCAAGTCGGAATACGACAACAGCTTCGGCCGCTACGACGCCGCCAGCGGGCAAACAGTGGGGCAAAAACCCTATACCGACTACGCCGTGAGCAGCGCCAGCGGTTATGTCGACGCCACACTCACTGAACGCTGGCAGTCGCGCCTCGAGCTGGGCCACAGCGAGAACCGCGACACCAAGCGCGATACCCTCAGCGATGATTTCAGCGTCTTCAACACCTACCGCGACTCGGTCAATTGGCAGAACGATCTGACGCTGAATGAGCAGAACAGCTTGATCCTGGGCGGCGACTGGTACGAAGACCGCTTTCACGGCTCCACCACTTTCAGTGAGAACAGCCGCTGGAACCGCGCCGCCTTTGTGCAGCACCGCTTCCACAGCGAGTGGTTCTCCACCGAGCTGGGCCTGCGCCGCGACCAGAACCAACAGTTCGGCGGCCAGAATAGCTGGAGTGGCACCCTGACCGTGCCGGTCAACCCCGACAATGACCTGCTGCTGACCTACAGCGAAAGCTTTCGCGCGCCGACCTTCAACGACCTGTATTACCCGGACACGAAGTACAGCAACCCCAACCTGCAGCCCGAAACCTCAAAAAGCTACGAGCTGCAATGGCGCAGTCAGCTGACCGACAGCACGCACCTGGAAGCCTCGCTGTACCGCACCGACCTGAGCGACGCGATCATCCTCGACAGCAGCGGCAAGCCGCAGAACGTGGCGTCGGCGCGCATCAATGGCTTTGAAGCGGCGCTCAAGCAAACGTTATTCGGCTGGCAGGGCAACCTCGGGCTTTCGATCATCGACCCGCGTGACCGCGACAGCGGCCATACCCTGGCCCGCCGCGCACGGCGCACGTTGAGCCTGGACCTGGACCGGCAATTCGACAGATTCGGGGTGGGCGCCAGCTGGCAGGCAATCAGCCGCAGCTATGACGACGAAGACAACCGCAACCGTCTGGGCGGCTATGCGCTGCTCGGTCTGCGCAGCAGCTGGGCAATCAATCATGACGTCAGTGTGTCGTTGAAAGTCGACAACCTGCTGGACCGCCGCTATGCGCGGGCCCGCTACAGCTATGACGCAGCGGACTTTTCCAACAACCACGACTACCGCGAAGAGGGGCGCACCTGGCTGTTGGGCCTCACGTGGACGCCCCACCTGTAG
- a CDS encoding cobalamin-binding protein codes for MRRHWLAVLLLATSAQASAAERVVSLAPSLSEIVLELGAADLLVGVLDGGERPAALTQVPSVGRYGQLNIERLLSLKPDLILLWPGSLGPAQREQLQRLNIPVYVAEPHSLEQLATQVEAIAQQLNRADAGRQLAAQLRQRLAELRRRYQRAAPLRVFYQVWDQPLYTVGGGQIISDALTVCGARNVFDDLALPAPQVNLESVLQRDPEVILAADQPQLDAWKAWPQVSAVATGRLLQVPDKGLERPSAQMVEAVAKLCQLIAPQR; via the coding sequence ATGAGGCGCCACTGGCTGGCGGTTCTGCTGCTGGCAACGAGTGCCCAGGCCTCGGCCGCGGAGCGGGTGGTGAGCCTGGCGCCGTCGCTGTCGGAAATTGTGCTTGAACTGGGGGCCGCCGACCTGCTGGTGGGCGTGCTCGATGGCGGTGAGCGGCCGGCCGCGTTGACGCAGGTGCCGTCGGTGGGCCGATACGGCCAGTTGAACATCGAGCGCCTGCTCAGCCTCAAGCCCGACTTGATCCTGCTGTGGCCCGGCAGCCTCGGCCCGGCCCAGCGTGAGCAGTTGCAACGCCTGAATATCCCCGTCTACGTGGCTGAACCCCATAGCCTTGAACAACTGGCCACTCAGGTCGAAGCCATTGCCCAACAGCTGAATCGGGCCGATGCCGGTCGCCAGTTGGCCGCCCAACTGCGCCAGCGCCTGGCCGAGTTGCGCCGACGTTATCAGCGCGCCGCGCCGTTGCGGGTGTTTTACCAAGTGTGGGACCAGCCGCTCTACACCGTTGGTGGTGGGCAGATCATCAGCGATGCGTTGACGGTCTGCGGTGCGCGCAACGTGTTCGACGACCTCGCGCTGCCTGCGCCGCAGGTCAACCTCGAGTCGGTGTTGCAGCGTGATCCCGAGGTCATCCTGGCCGCAGATCAGCCACAACTGGATGCCTGGAAGGCCTGGCCCCAAGTGAGCGCGGTTGCGACCGGGCGATTACTGCAGGTGCCGGACAAAGGCCTGGAGCGGCCGAGCGCTCAGATGGTGGAGGCAGTGGCGAAGCTGTGCCAATTGATTGCACCACAGCGCTAG
- a CDS encoding MFS transporter, translating into MTRGQVKRRLSFSWWQYLALALLPLFVINLVFGRGEALLPVLAMPFFIAGVASMFVSLRYFNGYKHALIATSKALDTPEEPAAWITLAARRRTALLVAALPAWIGALAVFVGLEAVPLFLLALSTMVLFYLYRIPRQLG; encoded by the coding sequence GTGACCCGTGGTCAGGTCAAGCGGCGACTGTCGTTCAGCTGGTGGCAGTATCTGGCCCTGGCGCTGCTGCCATTGTTCGTGATCAATCTGGTGTTTGGCCGCGGCGAAGCGCTGCTGCCGGTATTGGCCATGCCGTTCTTTATCGCCGGCGTGGCCTCGATGTTTGTCAGCCTGCGCTACTTCAACGGCTATAAACACGCACTGATCGCCACCTCCAAAGCCCTCGATACCCCCGAAGAACCGGCTGCCTGGATCACCCTGGCAGCACGTCGGCGCACGGCGTTGCTGGTGGCGGCGCTACCGGCCTGGATCGGCGCGCTGGCCGTGTTTGTCGGTCTGGAAGCGGTGCCGTTGTTCTTGCTGGCGCTGTCGACGATGGTGCTGTTTTACCTCTACCGTATCCCGCGTCAGTTGGGATGA
- the ribA gene encoding GTP cyclohydrolase II, translated as MPVVFVAASKLPTPFATFTMNGFLEEATGREHVVLSLGDIADGLPVLGRVHSECLTGDALFSQRCDCGSQLEAAMRAIAHEGRGVLLYLRQEGRGIGLLNKIRAYELQDGGADTVEANERLGFAADQRDYGICLPMLEHLGVKSLRLMTNNPRKVKALTDMGITVAERVPLHTGHNPHNKLYLATKASKLDHMMGNEHQGEVDRA; from the coding sequence GTGCCCGTCGTTTTCGTCGCTGCTTCCAAGCTGCCTACCCCTTTTGCCACGTTCACCATGAATGGCTTTCTCGAAGAAGCCACCGGTCGCGAGCACGTCGTGCTCAGCCTGGGCGATATCGCGGATGGCTTGCCGGTGTTGGGGCGTGTGCACTCCGAGTGCCTGACCGGTGATGCGCTGTTCAGCCAGCGCTGTGACTGCGGCTCGCAGCTGGAAGCCGCCATGCGCGCCATCGCCCATGAAGGCCGTGGCGTGCTGCTGTATTTGCGTCAGGAAGGTCGTGGCATTGGCCTGTTGAACAAGATTCGCGCCTACGAACTGCAAGACGGCGGCGCCGATACGGTCGAGGCCAATGAGCGCCTGGGCTTTGCCGCCGATCAGCGCGACTATGGGATCTGCCTGCCGATGCTGGAGCACCTGGGGGTCAAATCCCTGCGCCTGATGACCAACAACCCGCGCAAGGTCAAAGCCTTGACCGACATGGGCATTACCGTGGCCGAGCGCGTGCCGCTGCACACCGGGCACAACCCCCACAACAAACTCTACCTGGCCACCAAAGCCAGCAAGCTCGACCACATGATGGGCAACGAGCATCAAGGCGAGGTCGACCGCGCGTGA
- the thiL gene encoding thiamine-phosphate kinase produces MGEFELIRNYFAAAPCAQGGEGIALGIGDDCALLALPPGEQLAISTDTLVAGVHFADPCDPFLLGQRSLAVAVSDLAAMGANPLAFTLALTTPTVDADWLQRYAQGLNAMAQSCGVGLVGGDTTRGPLSLTLTVFGRVPAGQALTRSGAQPGDLLCVGGDLGNAAGALPLVLGQRSAAAAIADPLLAHYWSPQPQLALGLAIRGKATAAMDISDGLLADCGHIAKASAVSLSVEQHRLPLSKALLAFVGEEQAQVAALSGGDDYVLVFTLPPVELAPLLAEGWPVHVIGRVEAGQGVTLLDARGQDITPAIRGYQHFRETP; encoded by the coding sequence ATGGGTGAGTTTGAGCTGATCCGCAATTACTTCGCCGCCGCGCCCTGTGCGCAGGGCGGCGAAGGTATCGCGTTGGGGATCGGCGATGACTGTGCCTTGCTGGCGCTCCCGCCTGGGGAGCAACTGGCAATCTCCACCGATACCCTGGTGGCCGGCGTGCACTTTGCCGACCCCTGTGATCCGTTCCTGCTCGGCCAGCGCTCGCTGGCCGTGGCGGTGAGCGACCTGGCCGCCATGGGCGCCAACCCTCTCGCGTTTACCCTTGCCCTGACCACACCGACGGTCGATGCCGATTGGCTGCAACGCTATGCCCAGGGTTTGAACGCCATGGCGCAAAGCTGCGGTGTGGGCCTGGTGGGCGGCGACACCACGCGCGGGCCCCTGAGTTTGACCCTCACCGTGTTTGGCCGCGTGCCGGCAGGGCAAGCGCTGACGCGCAGCGGTGCGCAACCGGGCGACCTGCTCTGCGTGGGGGGCGACCTGGGTAACGCCGCAGGCGCTTTGCCGCTGGTGCTGGGCCAACGCAGCGCCGCTGCCGCCATCGCCGACCCGCTGCTGGCGCACTACTGGTCGCCGCAACCGCAGTTGGCGTTGGGCCTGGCCATCAGGGGCAAGGCGACGGCGGCGATGGATATCTCCGACGGGCTGTTGGCCGATTGCGGGCACATTGCCAAGGCGTCGGCCGTCAGCCTGTCTGTTGAGCAGCACCGGTTGCCGTTGTCCAAGGCATTGCTGGCCTTTGTCGGTGAGGAGCAGGCACAGGTGGCGGCATTGAGCGGCGGCGACGATTACGTGCTGGTGTTCACGCTACCGCCCGTCGAGTTGGCACCGTTGCTGGCCGAAGGTTGGCCGGTGCACGTTATCGGCCGAGTCGAGGCAGGGCAGGGCGTAACCCTGCTCGACGCCCGCGGGCAGGACATCACCCCAGCCATCCGTGGCTATCAACATTTTCGCGAGACGCCCTGA
- the nusB gene encoding transcription antitermination factor NusB, with protein MISDESDRFNPRDERPADAGKPSKSEKRRAARQLATQALYQRHMAGTSLNEIEAQFRVDNDFTFADQSYFHDILHGVPANLDEIDKALAPCLDLTLEELDPVELAVLRLSTWELLKRVDVPYRVVINEGIELAKVYGSTDGHKFVNGVLDKLAPRLREAEVKEHKR; from the coding sequence GTGATTTCCGACGAAAGCGATCGCTTCAACCCACGCGACGAGCGCCCGGCAGATGCCGGCAAGCCATCGAAAAGCGAAAAGCGCCGTGCTGCACGCCAGCTCGCGACCCAGGCGCTGTACCAGCGCCATATGGCCGGCACTTCGCTGAACGAAATCGAAGCGCAATTTCGTGTCGATAACGACTTCACCTTTGCCGATCAGAGCTACTTCCACGACATCCTGCACGGTGTGCCGGCCAACCTGGACGAGATCGACAAGGCGCTGGCGCCGTGCCTGGACCTGACCCTTGAAGAGCTGGACCCGGTTGAACTGGCCGTGTTGCGCCTGTCTACCTGGGAACTGCTCAAGCGCGTCGACGTGCCGTACCGCGTGGTGATCAACGAAGGTATCGAGCTGGCGAAAGTCTACGGTTCGACCGACGGTCACAAGTTCGTCAACGGTGTGCTCGACAAGCTGGCCCCGCGCCTGCGTGAAGCCGAAGTGAAGGAACACAAGCGCTGA
- the ribE gene encoding 6,7-dimethyl-8-ribityllumazine synthase → MTLKTIEGTFIAPKGRYALVVGRFNSFVVESLVSGAVDALVRHGVSESDITLIRAPGAFEIPLVAQKVAQQGEYAAIIALGAVIRGGTPHFEYVAGECTKGLAQVSMEFGVPVAFGVLTVDSIEQAIERSGTKAGNKGAEAALSALEMVSLLSQLEAK, encoded by the coding sequence ATGACCCTGAAGACCATCGAAGGTACCTTCATCGCCCCCAAAGGCCGCTACGCCCTGGTGGTTGGCCGCTTCAACAGCTTCGTGGTTGAAAGCCTGGTAAGCGGTGCCGTGGATGCCCTGGTTCGCCACGGCGTGAGCGAGAGCGATATCACCCTCATCCGTGCCCCTGGCGCCTTCGAAATTCCACTGGTTGCGCAAAAAGTTGCTCAACAGGGTGAATACGCGGCAATCATCGCCCTCGGCGCGGTCATTCGTGGCGGTACTCCGCACTTCGAATACGTGGCCGGCGAATGCACCAAGGGCCTGGCCCAGGTGTCCATGGAGTTCGGCGTGCCGGTCGCGTTCGGCGTACTGACCGTTGATTCCATCGAACAAGCCATCGAGCGTTCCGGTACCAAAGCCGGCAACAAAGGCGCTGAAGCGGCCTTGTCCGCCCTGGAAATGGTCAGCCTGCTGTCGCAGTTGGAGGCCAAGTGA
- the ribBA gene encoding bifunctional 3,4-dihydroxy-2-butanone-4-phosphate synthase/GTP cyclohydrolase II, translating into MALNSIEELVEDIRQGKMVILMDDEDRENEGDIIMAAEACKPEHINFMAKHARGLICMPMSRERCELLKLPLMAPRNGSGFGTKFTVSIEATTGVTTGISAADRARTVQAAAAKDAKAEDIVSPGHIFPLMAQPGGTLARAGHTEAACDLARMAGFEPSGVICEVMNDDGTMARRAELETFAAEHGLKIGTIADLIHYRMIHERTVQRIAEQPLDSELGQFNLVTYRDSVEGDVHMALTLGTISADEATLVRVHNMDPLRDLLMVKQPGRWSLRAAMAAVSAAGSGVVLLLGNPVDGDVLLAHIRETAEQTPAKSPTTYSIVGAGSQILRDLGVRKMRLMSAPMKFNAISGFDLEVVEYVPSE; encoded by the coding sequence GTGGCGCTCAATAGCATCGAAGAACTGGTTGAAGACATCCGCCAAGGCAAGATGGTCATCCTGATGGATGACGAAGACCGCGAGAACGAAGGCGACATCATCATGGCCGCCGAGGCCTGCAAGCCTGAGCACATCAACTTCATGGCCAAGCACGCTCGTGGCCTGATCTGCATGCCCATGAGCCGCGAGCGCTGCGAACTGCTCAAGCTGCCATTGATGGCGCCACGCAACGGTTCGGGGTTTGGCACCAAGTTCACCGTATCGATTGAAGCGACCACCGGCGTGACCACCGGCATTTCCGCCGCTGACCGCGCCCGTACCGTGCAAGCGGCCGCCGCCAAAGATGCCAAGGCTGAAGACATCGTCAGCCCCGGCCATATCTTCCCGCTGATGGCCCAGCCCGGCGGCACCCTGGCCCGTGCCGGCCACACCGAAGCGGCCTGCGACCTGGCGCGCATGGCCGGGTTCGAGCCGAGCGGGGTGATCTGCGAAGTGATGAACGACGACGGCACCATGGCCCGTCGCGCCGAACTCGAGACCTTTGCGGCAGAACACGGCCTCAAGATCGGCACCATCGCCGACCTGATTCACTACCGGATGATCCACGAACGTACCGTTCAGCGGATTGCCGAGCAGCCGCTGGACAGCGAACTGGGCCAATTCAATTTGGTGACCTACCGTGATTCGGTGGAAGGCGACGTGCACATGGCGCTGACCCTGGGCACCATCAGCGCTGACGAGGCCACCCTCGTGCGCGTGCACAACATGGACCCGCTGCGCGACCTGCTGATGGTCAAACAACCGGGCCGTTGGAGCCTGCGCGCCGCCATGGCAGCAGTGTCCGCGGCCGGCAGCGGTGTGGTGCTGCTGCTCGGCAACCCGGTGGACGGCGATGTGCTGCTGGCGCATATCCGCGAAACCGCCGAGCAGACTCCAGCGAAATCACCGACCACCTACAGCATCGTCGGTGCCGGTTCGCAGATCCTGCGCGACCTCGGTGTGCGCAAAATGCGCCTGATGAGCGCACCGATGAAATTTAATGCGATATCCGGATTCGATCTGGAAGTTGTAGAATACGTGCCCTCCGAATAA
- a CDS encoding riboflavin synthase, producing MFTGIIESIGSIRAMTPKGGDVRLLVETGKLDLGDVKLGDSIAVSGVCLTVVELAGNGFAADVSRETLDCTAMSDLKAGSPVNLEKALTPTTRLGGHLVSGHVDGVGEVISRSENARAVEFRIRAPKALAKYIAHKGSITVDGTSLTVNAVNGAEFELTIIPHTLSETIMASYQPGRRVNLEVDLLARYLERLLLGDKAAEPAAGNITESFLAANGYLKS from the coding sequence ATGTTCACCGGCATCATCGAATCCATCGGCAGCATCCGCGCCATGACCCCAAAAGGTGGCGACGTGCGCCTGCTGGTTGAAACCGGCAAGCTGGACCTCGGCGACGTCAAGCTCGGTGACAGCATCGCCGTCAGCGGCGTGTGCCTGACCGTCGTCGAGTTGGCAGGCAACGGTTTTGCCGCCGATGTGAGCCGGGAAACCCTGGACTGCACCGCGATGAGCGACCTCAAGGCCGGCAGCCCGGTCAACCTGGAAAAAGCCCTGACCCCCACCACCCGCCTGGGCGGTCACCTGGTCAGCGGCCACGTCGACGGCGTCGGCGAAGTGATCTCGCGCAGCGAAAATGCGCGCGCCGTGGAGTTCCGCATTCGCGCGCCCAAAGCGCTGGCCAAGTACATCGCCCACAAAGGCTCGATCACCGTCGATGGCACCAGCCTGACCGTGAACGCCGTCAATGGCGCAGAATTTGAACTGACCATCATTCCCCACACCCTGAGCGAAACCATCATGGCCTCGTACCAGCCGGGTCGTCGGGTGAACCTGGAAGTCGACTTGCTTGCCCGTTACCTGGAGCGCCTGTTGCTGGGCGATAAGGCCGCAGAGCCCGCCGCCGGTAACATCACTGAAAGTTTTTTGGCCGCTAACGGCTACCTGAAATCCTGA
- the ribD gene encoding bifunctional diaminohydroxyphosphoribosylaminopyrimidine deaminase/5-amino-6-(5-phosphoribosylamino)uracil reductase RibD: MTPPSAEQAVLDAHYMARALELARKGVYTTHPNPRVGCVIVRDGQVVGEGWHERTGEPHAEPNALRAAGDKARGATVYVTLEPCSHHGHTPPCADALVSAGVARVVAGMQDPNPEVAGRGMQRLAQAGIEVRSGVLESEARALNPGFLKRMEQGLPFVRVKLAMSLDGRTAMASGESQWITGPAARAAVQRLRAEASVVLTGADTVLADGARLTVRAAELGLDEATTALAMSRPPLRVLIDGRLRVPLNAPFFKAGPALVITCVTPENQFPRGPECLVVPGVEGQVDLRSALVALAARGVNEVLVEAGPSLAGAFAQQGLVDEYVIFVAGKFLGSAARPLLDWPLEKLADAPQLKITDMRAVGDDWRVTAIPVPAASV, from the coding sequence ATGACCCCACCGTCTGCTGAACAGGCCGTCCTCGATGCCCATTACATGGCCCGCGCCCTCGAATTGGCGCGCAAGGGCGTGTACACCACCCACCCCAACCCGCGTGTCGGCTGCGTGATTGTGCGTGACGGCCAGGTTGTCGGCGAAGGCTGGCACGAACGCACCGGCGAACCCCATGCCGAGCCCAACGCGCTACGCGCCGCCGGTGACAAGGCCCGTGGCGCCACGGTGTACGTGACGCTCGAGCCCTGCAGCCATCACGGTCATACACCGCCCTGCGCCGATGCGCTGGTGAGTGCCGGCGTGGCGCGCGTCGTGGCCGGCATGCAGGACCCGAACCCGGAAGTGGCGGGGCGCGGTATGCAGCGCTTGGCCCAGGCCGGTATCGAGGTGCGCAGTGGCGTGCTGGAAAGTGAAGCGCGGGCATTGAACCCGGGTTTCCTCAAACGCATGGAACAGGGCCTGCCGTTTGTGCGGGTCAAGCTGGCGATGAGCCTGGACGGGCGCACCGCGATGGCCAGCGGCGAAAGCCAGTGGATCACCGGCCCCGCCGCCCGTGCCGCCGTGCAGCGCCTGCGCGCCGAGGCCAGCGTGGTATTGACCGGCGCCGACACGGTCCTGGCCGATGGCGCGCGCCTGACCGTCCGCGCCGCCGAATTGGGCCTGGATGAAGCCACCACAGCCCTGGCCATGTCGCGCCCGCCGTTGCGGGTGCTGATCGACGGCCGCCTGCGGGTGCCGCTCAACGCCCCGTTTTTCAAGGCCGGCCCGGCGCTGGTCATCACCTGCGTCACGCCGGAAAACCAGTTCCCGCGCGGCCCTGAATGCCTGGTGGTGCCGGGTGTGGAAGGCCAGGTCGACCTGCGTTCGGCGCTGGTGGCGCTGGCCGCCCGTGGCGTTAACGAGGTATTGGTGGAGGCCGGTCCAAGCCTGGCGGGGGCATTTGCCCAGCAAGGGCTGGTCGACGAATACGTGATATTCGTCGCCGGCAAGTTCCTCGGCTCCGCCGCCCGGCCTTTGCTGGACTGGCCGCTTGAGAAACTGGCCGATGCCCCCCAACTCAAGATCACTGACATGCGTGCTGTAGGCGATGACTGGCGAGTCACTGCCATCCCTGTGCCAGCAGCGAGCGTATAA
- the nrdR gene encoding transcriptional regulator NrdR, translating into MHCPFCGANDTKVIDSRLVAEGDQVRRRRECLASGCGERFTTFETAELVLPRLIKSDGSRQPFDEEKLRAGMQRALEKRPVSVERLEAALAHIKHKLRATGEREVKSLVVGELVMGELQKLDEVAYIRFASVYRRFQDLNEFREEIDRLAREPVKK; encoded by the coding sequence ATGCACTGTCCCTTCTGCGGTGCCAACGACACCAAGGTCATTGACTCGCGTCTGGTCGCCGAGGGCGATCAAGTGCGTCGCCGGCGCGAATGCCTGGCCTCTGGCTGCGGTGAACGTTTCACCACCTTCGAAACCGCCGAACTGGTATTGCCGCGTCTGATCAAGTCCGACGGCAGCCGCCAGCCCTTCGACGAAGAAAAACTGCGCGCCGGTATGCAGCGCGCCCTGGAAAAACGCCCGGTGAGTGTCGAGCGCCTGGAAGCGGCGCTGGCGCATATCAAGCACAAGCTGCGGGCGACCGGCGAGCGCGAGGTCAAGAGCCTGGTGGTTGGAGAACTGGTGATGGGCGAGCTGCAAAAGCTCGACGAAGTCGCCTATATCCGTTTCGCTTCGGTGTATCGACGCTTCCAGGACCTCAACGAGTTCCGCGAAGAGATCGACCGCCTGGCCCGTGAGCCGGTAAAAAAATGA
- a CDS encoding YbaY family lipoprotein — MQLRPFVLLALFSVLVACSSEAPKPSTPQPLPAQEKKVPGIEDLGPLPAYQREINGSLTNVPAGAEVEMALLVIDDRSRPQQLLASSVLTGNGKPLAFRLRFNPDAFPAGARVEVRGRASQSGQLILHLPAVRITQAITQTTGPLELVKAP; from the coding sequence ATGCAGTTACGACCCTTTGTTTTACTCGCGTTGTTCAGTGTCCTGGTCGCCTGCAGCAGCGAAGCCCCCAAGCCGTCAACGCCTCAACCGCTGCCTGCGCAAGAGAAAAAAGTGCCCGGTATCGAAGACCTCGGCCCTCTGCCCGCCTACCAGCGTGAAATCAACGGCAGCCTGACCAATGTGCCCGCCGGTGCCGAAGTCGAGATGGCCTTGCTGGTGATCGACGACCGTTCGCGCCCTCAACAACTGCTCGCCAGCAGCGTGCTCACCGGTAACGGCAAGCCCCTGGCCTTCCGCCTGCGCTTCAACCCGGACGCCTTCCCGGCCGGCGCGCGCGTTGAAGTGCGTGGCCGCGCGAGCCAGTCTGGCCAGTTGATCCTGCACCTGCCCGCCGTGCGCATCACCCAGGCGATCACCCAGACCACCGGCCCCCTGGAGCTTGTCAAAGCCCCATGA
- a CDS encoding methyltransferase yields MTPPLDLQRALSELIGDAHLVPSPLPGTELSLWLLDADNMDRAFSQEETRRILHEPPYWSFCWASGLALARYLAANPEWVAGKRVLDFGTGSGVAAIAAVKAGALEVVACDLDPLALAACRANAELNNVALAYSADFFGEADRFDLILVADVLYDRANLPLLDQFLSRGREALVADSRVRDFQHPAYQRLEILDALTLPDLAEPWEFRKVSLYHSRRQPL; encoded by the coding sequence ATGACGCCACCGTTGGACTTGCAGCGCGCCCTGAGCGAACTGATCGGCGACGCGCACTTGGTGCCCAGCCCGCTGCCGGGCACTGAGCTGTCTTTGTGGCTGCTGGATGCGGACAACATGGACCGTGCGTTCAGCCAGGAAGAAACCCGGCGCATCCTGCATGAACCGCCCTACTGGAGCTTTTGCTGGGCCAGCGGCCTGGCGCTGGCGCGTTACCTGGCGGCCAACCCCGAATGGGTCGCCGGCAAGCGCGTGCTGGACTTTGGCACCGGCTCCGGTGTTGCCGCGATTGCCGCGGTTAAAGCCGGCGCGCTGGAAGTGGTGGCCTGCGATCTGGACCCGTTGGCTCTGGCGGCGTGCCGCGCGAATGCCGAACTCAATAACGTGGCGCTGGCGTATTCGGCGGACTTCTTTGGCGAAGCCGACCGCTTCGACCTGATCCTGGTGGCCGATGTGCTGTACGACCGCGCCAACCTGCCACTGCTGGACCAGTTCCTCAGCCGAGGCCGTGAAGCACTGGTAGCCGACTCACGGGTGCGCGACTTTCAACACCCGGCCTATCAGCGCCTGGAGATCCTGGACGCCCTGACGTTGCCGGACCTGGCCGAGCCCTGGGAGTTTCGCAAGGTGAGCCTGTACCATTCGCGGCGCCAGCCCTTATAG